Proteins encoded by one window of Misgurnus anguillicaudatus chromosome 4, ASM2758022v2, whole genome shotgun sequence:
- the xrcc6 gene encoding X-ray repair cross-complementing protein 6 isoform X2 encodes MADWREHYHNEDDEAEQDEEEFEGDYKNSGRDSLVFLVDASKEMFIKEEGGESTNFDMTMQCVRSVYTSKIISSDKDLVALVFYGTKESKNPKNSFKHVYVYHDLDSPGAQRVQDVDKLRGEKGAQLAAEIMGSGETSLGEALWCCSNLYSDIKLRLSHKRLMIFTCRDEPHGGDGARDKQARTKAGDLKETGVVIDLMHLAKPGGFDVSLFFCDIVSPPEDESELGLQHEPSGKLEDLQKRVRAKELKKRAQSRLTLSLGDGVNLAVGVYVLARTATKPSAVKLYRETNEPVRTKTRLFHTHNGSLLLPSDTKRAQVYGKKQIVMEKNEVDEIKKFDDPGLVLMGFKPMDRLKVHHHIRPALFIYPEEEQISGSSCMFTALLLKCSEKNVFALCRYIPRRNTPPRFVALVPQREEIDQSQTQSTPPGFHVIFLPFADDIRTLDVQECPTASEEQVDKMKEIVHKLRFKYRSDAFENPVLQQHYRNLEALALDMLAPESIEDLTMPKVEMMDKRLGSLAQEFKDLVYPPDYNPEGKPAAKRKPADSGGAAEKKPKIEISEEELKNHVAKGTLGKLTVPVLKDACKLFGVRTTGTKKQELIDALTMKLS; translated from the exons ATGGCAGACTGGAGAGAACATTATCATAATGAAGACGATGAGGCTGAGCAGGACGAAGAAGAATTTGAAG GCGATTACAAAAACAGTGGACGCGACAGCTTGGTGTTTTTGGTGGATGCATCCAAAGAGATGTTCATTAAGGAAGAAGGTGGGGAGTCGACAAATTTTGATATGACCATGCAG TGTGTGCGTAGTGTGTACACTAGTAAGATCATAAGCAGCGACAAAGATCTGGTGGCTTTGGTTTTCTACGGGACTAAGGAGAGCAAGAACCCCAAAAACTCCTTTAAGCATGTCTACGTCTACCATGACTTGGATTCACCTG GAGCTCAACGTGTTCAGGATGTTGATAAGCTGCGGGGTGAGAAAGGAGCTCAGTTGGCTGCAGAAATCATGGGAAGTGGGGAAACTTCACTTGGAGAGGCTTTGTGGTGCTGCTCCAACCTCTACAGCGACATCAAGCTGCGACTGTCACACAAGCGCCTTATGATCTTTACTTGCAGGGACGAACCTCATGGAGGAGACGGTGCAAGAGACAAGCAGGCTCGTACAAAGGCTGGTGACCTCAAGGAGACAG GTGTGGTCATAGATTTGATGCACCTTGCAAAACCTGGAGGGTTTGATGTTTCCCTGTTCTTCTGTGATATTGTAAGCCCTCCTGAAGATGAGAGTGAGCTCGGCCTTCAACATGAGCCCAGTGGAAAACTTGAAGACTTGCAGAAAAGGGTCAGAGCGAAAGAGTTGAAGAAAAGAGCTCAAAGCAG attaacATTGTCTCTTGGAGATGGTGTCAATCTGGCGGTTGGGGTTTATGTGTTGGCCAGGACTGCCACCAAACCGTCTGCTGTCAAACTTTACAGAGAAACTAACGAACCTGTCCGCACTAAAACCCGTCTCTTCCACACCCACAATGGCAGCTTACTTTTACCAAGCGACACAAAGAGGGCACAG GTTTATGGGAAGAAACAGATTGTGATGGAGAAAAATGAGGTGGATGAGATTAAGAAGTTTGATGATCCAGGTTTGGTGCTGATGGGGTTTAAACCCATGGACCGCCTCAAAGTGCACCATCACATACGGCCTGCGCTCTTCATATATCCTGAGGAAGAGCAGATATCAGGCAG CTCCTGCATGTTCACAGCTCTGCTTTTAAAGTGCAGTGAGAAAAATGTGTTTGCACTGTGCAGATACATCCCTCGTCGTAACACTCCACCTCGTTTTGTGGCGCTGGTTCCACAAAGAGAAGAAATTGATCAAAGTCAAACCCAGTCAACACCTCCAG GCTTCCACGTGATTTTCCTACCCTTTGCTGATGACATACGCACTCTGGATGTCCAGGAGTGTCCCACAGCCTCTGAAGAGCAGGTAGACAAGATGAAAGAGATCGTGCATAAGCTCCGCTTCAAATACAG GAGTGATGCATTTGAAAACCCagttctgcaacagcactacaGGAATCTAGAGGCGTTGGCTCTAGATATGCTTGCACCTGAGTCTATTGAGGATTTAACAA TGCCAAAAGTGGAAATGATGGATAAGCGTCTTGGCTCGCTGGCTCAAGAGTTCAAAGATTTAGTCTATCCTCCTGACTATAACCCAGAAGGAAAGCCTGCAGCTAAGCGCAAACCTG cTGATTCTGGTGGTGCAGCTGAAAAGAAGCCTAAAATTGAGATATCTGAGGAAGAGCTCAAAAACCATGTGGCAAAAGGCACCCTGGGCAAACTGACAGTGCCTGTTTTAAAAGATGCCTGCAAGCTGTTTGGAGTGCGAACAACAGGAACCAAGAAACAGGAGCTGATCGATGCTCTGACTATGAAGCTCTCTTAA
- the xrcc6 gene encoding X-ray repair cross-complementing protein 6 isoform X1: protein MADWREHYHNEDDEAEQDEEEFEGDYKNSGRDSLVFLVDASKEMFIKEEGGESTNFDMTMQCVRSVYTSKIISSDKDLVALVFYGTKESKNPKNSFKHVYVYHDLDSPGAQRVQDVDKLRGEKGAQLAAEIMGSGETSLGEALWCCSNLYSDIKLRLSHKRLMIFTCRDEPHGGDGARDKQARTKAGDLKETGVVIDLMHLAKPGGFDVSLFFCDIVSPPEDESELGLQHEPSGKLEDLQKRVRAKELKKRAQSRLTLSLGDGVNLAVGVYVLARTATKPSAVKLYRETNEPVRTKTRLFHTHNGSLLLPSDTKRAQVYGKKQIVMEKNEVDEIKKFDDPGLVLMGFKPMDRLKVHHHIRPALFIYPEEEQISGRSSFVDVFIILETCCADSYVSLWLTIGSSCMFTALLLKCSEKNVFALCRYIPRRNTPPRFVALVPQREEIDQSQTQSTPPGFHVIFLPFADDIRTLDVQECPTASEEQVDKMKEIVHKLRFKYRSDAFENPVLQQHYRNLEALALDMLAPESIEDLTMPKVEMMDKRLGSLAQEFKDLVYPPDYNPEGKPAAKRKPADSGGAAEKKPKIEISEEELKNHVAKGTLGKLTVPVLKDACKLFGVRTTGTKKQELIDALTMKLS from the exons ATGGCAGACTGGAGAGAACATTATCATAATGAAGACGATGAGGCTGAGCAGGACGAAGAAGAATTTGAAG GCGATTACAAAAACAGTGGACGCGACAGCTTGGTGTTTTTGGTGGATGCATCCAAAGAGATGTTCATTAAGGAAGAAGGTGGGGAGTCGACAAATTTTGATATGACCATGCAG TGTGTGCGTAGTGTGTACACTAGTAAGATCATAAGCAGCGACAAAGATCTGGTGGCTTTGGTTTTCTACGGGACTAAGGAGAGCAAGAACCCCAAAAACTCCTTTAAGCATGTCTACGTCTACCATGACTTGGATTCACCTG GAGCTCAACGTGTTCAGGATGTTGATAAGCTGCGGGGTGAGAAAGGAGCTCAGTTGGCTGCAGAAATCATGGGAAGTGGGGAAACTTCACTTGGAGAGGCTTTGTGGTGCTGCTCCAACCTCTACAGCGACATCAAGCTGCGACTGTCACACAAGCGCCTTATGATCTTTACTTGCAGGGACGAACCTCATGGAGGAGACGGTGCAAGAGACAAGCAGGCTCGTACAAAGGCTGGTGACCTCAAGGAGACAG GTGTGGTCATAGATTTGATGCACCTTGCAAAACCTGGAGGGTTTGATGTTTCCCTGTTCTTCTGTGATATTGTAAGCCCTCCTGAAGATGAGAGTGAGCTCGGCCTTCAACATGAGCCCAGTGGAAAACTTGAAGACTTGCAGAAAAGGGTCAGAGCGAAAGAGTTGAAGAAAAGAGCTCAAAGCAG attaacATTGTCTCTTGGAGATGGTGTCAATCTGGCGGTTGGGGTTTATGTGTTGGCCAGGACTGCCACCAAACCGTCTGCTGTCAAACTTTACAGAGAAACTAACGAACCTGTCCGCACTAAAACCCGTCTCTTCCACACCCACAATGGCAGCTTACTTTTACCAAGCGACACAAAGAGGGCACAG GTTTATGGGAAGAAACAGATTGTGATGGAGAAAAATGAGGTGGATGAGATTAAGAAGTTTGATGATCCAGGTTTGGTGCTGATGGGGTTTAAACCCATGGACCGCCTCAAAGTGCACCATCACATACGGCCTGCGCTCTTCATATATCCTGAGGAAGAGCAGATATCAGGCAGGTCTTCATTTGttgatgtatttattattttggaAACATGTTGTGCTGATTCTTACGTTTCTCTTTGGTTGACCATAGGAAGCTCCTGCATGTTCACAGCTCTGCTTTTAAAGTGCAGTGAGAAAAATGTGTTTGCACTGTGCAGATACATCCCTCGTCGTAACACTCCACCTCGTTTTGTGGCGCTGGTTCCACAAAGAGAAGAAATTGATCAAAGTCAAACCCAGTCAACACCTCCAG GCTTCCACGTGATTTTCCTACCCTTTGCTGATGACATACGCACTCTGGATGTCCAGGAGTGTCCCACAGCCTCTGAAGAGCAGGTAGACAAGATGAAAGAGATCGTGCATAAGCTCCGCTTCAAATACAG GAGTGATGCATTTGAAAACCCagttctgcaacagcactacaGGAATCTAGAGGCGTTGGCTCTAGATATGCTTGCACCTGAGTCTATTGAGGATTTAACAA TGCCAAAAGTGGAAATGATGGATAAGCGTCTTGGCTCGCTGGCTCAAGAGTTCAAAGATTTAGTCTATCCTCCTGACTATAACCCAGAAGGAAAGCCTGCAGCTAAGCGCAAACCTG cTGATTCTGGTGGTGCAGCTGAAAAGAAGCCTAAAATTGAGATATCTGAGGAAGAGCTCAAAAACCATGTGGCAAAAGGCACCCTGGGCAAACTGACAGTGCCTGTTTTAAAAGATGCCTGCAAGCTGTTTGGAGTGCGAACAACAGGAACCAAGAAACAGGAGCTGATCGATGCTCTGACTATGAAGCTCTCTTAA
- the desi1b gene encoding desumoylating isopeptidase 1b, with the protein MADGSSYNVKLYVYDMSKGMARQLSPMMLGKQLEGIWHTSIVAYGEEFFFGGVGISSCPPGGTLLGMPDSIVDLGNTEVPRELFLEYLSSLSDSYSPDKYHIFEHNCNNFSCEVAQFITGAKIPSYITDLPSEVLSTPFGQALRPFLDSITITPPGSNSMNGFGQR; encoded by the exons ATGGCCGATGGCAGCTCTTATAACGTGAAATTGTATGTTTACGACATGTCAAAAGGAATGGCCCGTCAGCTGAGTCCTATGATGCTCG GAAAGCAACTGGAGGGAATATG gCATACCTCTATAGTGGCTTACGGGGAAGAGTTTTTCTTTGGAGGTGTGGGCATTTCAAGTTGTCCTCCG GGAGGCACACTTCTAGGTATGCCTGACTCTATTGTGGATCTTGGAAACACAGAAGTTCCCCGAGAGCTCTTTCTGGAGTATCTGTCTTCTCTTAGTGACTCTTATAG TCCTGACAAATACCACATTTTCGAACACAACTGTAACAATTTCAGTTGTGAGGTGGCACAGTTTATAACTGGAGCGAAGATTCCCTCATACATCACTGACCTCCCATCTGAGGTGCTCTC tacACCTTTTGGCCAAGCACTCCGTCCTTTTCTAGACTCCATTACCATCACCCCACCTGGAAGCAATAGCATGAATGGATTTGGCCAGAGGTAG